A segment of the Candidatus Brevundimonas phytovorans genome:
CTTTCCTCTCCGGTCAAACGCCGCCGCCCGCCTCAGGACAAGCGGCGGCGTCAGCAGAAACGTCAGCCCCGCCCTCTCGTCGACAGGGTGTGGTTTGCCGCCGCGAAACGGTCATGGGCTCCAATCGGCCTCGCCGAGTTTGCACGACGATCGCAGATCGTGATCTGCGTCGCCAGAACGCCGAGCACATCATCGAGCGCACCACCAATGGCAATCCGACCAACAATCCAACCTTGGATGGCAACTGAGCCTTTCCGGGTTTGATCGGGTCAGCAGCTCTGCTGATATTGGCTTGATCAGCTTGCGTCCGCCATTCAGCGGCCTATATTGATCCTGTCCGGGTTCGCCCGGACTATGGCGATAAACGCGCCTGTAATAAGCGGACCGGACCCGGGTGCGATTCCCGGCGGCTCCACCAATCTCTCACCGCGTTATCGGCGGGAGCTGCGGGGCCGACTAGCATCGACGGACGTGTAAAGAGGATGCTTTTGCCCGTCTTGGCCCACCGTATCGGGCCATTTTATAACTGCGAACGATAACTTCGCTGGAGAAGTCCGCCTCGCCGCGTAATGCGGTTCGGTTGATTTCGAACACTTAAGTCCTGGGGGTTCAGATCCTCAGGCGGGGCCCGGAGGGCGCCTGGCAACAGAAGCCCTCCACTTCCTCTGAGACATTGCGGGAGCCTGGCAACAGAATCCCGGCGCTTTCCTCAAATCCGCATCTTCCGTCGCTCGCCTGTCGCGGGTAACAGTCGCGCGTACCCAGTTTCGAGGCTCCCGATGACGGATCAATCTCCCCCGGTCGACGAGATGTTCTATGAGCAACTCGCCCAGGACGCCCTTCGCGGCGTGATCCGCTCTGCGCTGGAACGCGCCGCCGAGCCGGCCGGCATCCCCGGCGCGCACCATTTCTACATCACCTTCAAGACGCGGGCGCCCGGCGTCTCGGTGCCGCCCGACGTTCTGGCCAAGTACCCCGACGAGATGACCATCGTCCTGCAGCACCAGTACTGGGATCTCGACGTCCAGCACGACCGCTTCTCGATCATGCTGAAGTTCGGCGGCATGCCCAAGGTTCTGGCCATGCCCTATTCGGCCGTGACCCGTTTCTACGACCCCAGCGTCCAGTTCCTGCTGCAGTTCGAAGAGCCGGAAATCGTCGAGGCCGAGATCGCGCCCCTGACGCCGCCGGCCCGCGACCCGAACGCCGCCCCGCCCCCCTCGGGCGACGACGACGGCCCCAAGGTCGTCTCCCTGGACCAGTTCCGCAAGAAATAGGCGCTGGCCCTCATGACCGCCCCCGACGACAAGCCCGCCGAAACGCCCGCCCAGCGCGCGCTGCGCCTGAAACAGGCCGCCCAGAAGACCCGCCCCGGCCCGCCGCAAAAAGGCGGCCTCCAGCGCGACCAGTCCATCACGGTCAAATCCGGCTCGAACAAGCCCTGGATGACGCGCTAGCCGGGGCTACTCACCAGACTTTCTGGTGGCAGCCTTAGGGTGGAAAGCGGGAGTTCGTGGTCTTGGTTCAATCGTCCAATGACACGAACTTCAGGTCCAGATACCGCTGAAGCCAACTGTCAAAAGACGCCGCTAAGAGTGCGATCTCGCCGCTATCGTGGTCGAAGAACCACACTTGGGAATTTTGGCTTAGCCCACCGCTATCAAAGACGAACAAATTGCCCATGCAATCCGAAGCAAAGGCGATTTTGTCTTTTGGCAAACCCATCTGTCGCCATGCCTGGGTCGTTTCGACCATCTCGTCTGCTGCGAGAAACTCTGCCACATCCGAAAAATCGGCTTCCTCTTCACAGATGCTGTGCAGAAGAGCAGTTGTCGGCCTCGGCAAGCCAATGCTGAGGACGGCATCACGGTAGTCGCTAGGCAAGCGGCTATCGAGCTGATCCTCCGCTCGCTTGAGGTCGGCAACTAGGACCCGTACAGGCGGGTATTCGGGATGCGACCATTTCGATGAAAAATCGGCGAGCGCGCGCATTATGCCCCCTGAGCGTTGTGGGCATGATTGCCAGCTTGGCTGCTAGGCTAGCCGACGTTGTACATGTCGCCTATGGGTCGAAACAGTCTTTGGCCTGAACCGGCCATTCAGCTCTTACGTGCCGCGATAACTCGCAACACCGCGTCCGCCGCCAACTCTGACGGATCGGGACCGCCTCGCCCCATCAGATCAAGGGCCGCCGTCTGGCGCGCAGCCTGATCGGCCGCCGCCTGCGGGTCCGACAACAGGCGCCCCACCGCCTCGGTCAGTTTCTCGGGCGTGGCGTCGTTCTGGATGAACTCGGGGGCGATGCGGTCGTCGGCGGCGATGTTGAACAGGGTGATGTGCTTGGCCGTCACCAGGTTTTTCATCAGCAGGTAGGACAGGCCGTCGATCTTGTAGGCGATGACCATGGGCGCGCCGGCCAGGGCCAATTCGGTCGAGACCGTGCCACTGGTAGCCAGGGCGACATTGGCGGCCTTCATCGCATCATACTTGTCGGCTTCGGGCGCCAGATGGGCGCGGAAGGGCCAGGCGGCGACGCGGCCCGCCACGTCGGCGGCGACCGTGCCGGCGGCGATCACGGCCACCTCCAGCGACGGGTTCGCCGCCTTAAGACGCTTCACTGTCTCCTCGAAGACCGGCGTCATCCGCGTGATCTCGCTGGGGCGACTACCTGGCAGGACCAGCAGCAGGGGCGCTTCGGCGGCGATGCCGCGCGCGGCGCGGAACCGGGAGCCGTCGGCGCTGGCCATGTCGACGTGCAAAGCCTGAGAGCCAACGACCGTCGTCGGCAGACCCTCGCGCTCGAACCAGGGCG
Coding sequences within it:
- a CDS encoding ClpXP protease specificity-enhancing factor SspB; the protein is MTDQSPPVDEMFYEQLAQDALRGVIRSALERAAEPAGIPGAHHFYITFKTRAPGVSVPPDVLAKYPDEMTIVLQHQYWDLDVQHDRFSIMLKFGGMPKVLAMPYSAVTRFYDPSVQFLLQFEEPEIVEAEIAPLTPPARDPNAAPPPSGDDDGPKVVSLDQFRKK
- a CDS encoding SMI1/KNR4 family protein, translating into MRALADFSSKWSHPEYPPVRVLVADLKRAEDQLDSRLPSDYRDAVLSIGLPRPTTALLHSICEEEADFSDVAEFLAADEMVETTQAWRQMGLPKDKIAFASDCMGNLFVFDSGGLSQNSQVWFFDHDSGEIALLAASFDSWLQRYLDLKFVSLDD
- the lpxB gene encoding lipid-A-disaccharide synthase yields the protein MSHSLKIMLVAAEASGDALGAGLAQALKTRLGSDVSFVGVGGPKMAAEGVVSPFDIAELSILGWIEGLKAYGLVKRRVADTVALAKAEQPDAVVLIDSWGFTIRVAKALREVLPGVPLIKYVGPQVWASRPGRAKTLAASVDHLLSLYSFDAPWFEREGLPTTVVGSQALHVDMASADGSRFRAARGIAAEAPLLLVLPGSRPSEITRMTPVFEETVKRLKAANPSLEVAVIAAGTVAADVAGRVAAWPFRAHLAPEADKYDAMKAANVALATSGTVSTELALAGAPMVIAYKIDGLSYLLMKNLVTAKHITLFNIAADDRIAPEFIQNDATPEKLTEAVGRLLSDPQAAADQAARQTAALDLMGRGGPDPSELAADAVLRVIAARKS